The genome window CTCGCTAGCACCAACTGGACCGAGGGCAGCCGTCCTCTCCTCAAAGATATCCGCAGCGTTCCTGATTTTGATTTTGCTGCCCGGCAAGTCTTGACTGATCAGCAGTACGCTTTCTATCGTACTGCTGCTGCGGGAGAGTGGGCTTACCGCAACAACCTCAAGGTCTGGGAGAAGGCCAGACTCCGACCTCACCAGCTCGCCAGCGTGAAAGGCCTTAACGAGACTCTTGGCTTTACTATCCTAGGCCATAACTTTAGCGctcccatcttcatctcaccTGCCGCTCGTGCTGGCTATGGTGACTCTGACCGCGGTGAACTCAACTTTGTTGACGCAGCTGCTGATGAAGATATTCTCTATGTTGCTGCTCTCTATGCCACCAAAACCATTGAAGAGATTGGTGCCCAGCGCAAGAAGCGTGGCAACACCATCTTCCAGCAGATTTACTCCAATGCCAACCTCTCTGTTACTTGGGATGCTATGAAGCGTGCGGAGGACCAAGGCGTCAAAGCATTTGTCTGGACTATTGATACCCCTGCTACATCTACTCGTCACCGTGCTGCCCGCTATGACACCACCAACGCGTATGTTCAGtatccttcaacaccaaaatcAACTAACAAACTTCAGTAATGGAGCCACTTCTGTGTTGAGCTGGGATCTTTTCAACGAGATCAAGTCTCACACCAAGCTTCCCATCATTCTCAAGGGTATCACAACCACTGAAGGCGCTCTCCGtgctgttgaggctggtgctgatggtATCTGGCTCTCAAATCACGGTGGTCGTCAAGTCGACTACTCTCCCTCTCCACTTGAGATTGCATATGAGCTTCGACGCAACGCCCCTGAGATCTTCAAAAAGACTGAGGTCATCGCTGACAGCGGTATCCGTTACGGAAGTGACGTTATCAAGCTGCTGGCTCTCGGAGTTAAGgctgttggtcttggtcgTCCGTAAGTTCCCTTCTTGTTAATCACTTAAGTACTTCTGCTGATATTTCTCAAGCTTCATGTACTCCAACGTCTATGGTGTTGAGGGCCCCAAGAAGCTTATTCAGATCCTCAAGACTGAGATTCTTGCGGATGCTGCTCAGATTGGTATCACTGATCTTCACAACATTCCCTCCAAGGTGGTAAGTCTAGTAAACTTTTATGAAGATTATCAGGCTAATAAATGCAAGCTCAACACTCGTGCCCTTGAGCGCGATGTCTATCTCATGGACGAGAACTAAGGTGTCCTGTCGCCCCAAGAGATGCATTAATGATATTTTATGTATATACCTTTTCAGTAAATAAGTATTCGGAATTGAAAATTACTCTTATTGAGGTAGTCGTAGTTCTACGTTGTTAGTCGAAAATTGCTAGCCCAGTTGATTGGTCAGGATGCCGAGCTGCATGGTGGCTTGCTGACTCTCATGCGCTACAACTCTAGACTTTCACGTCTTAAATCAATGACTCCATGTCTCAAGTCTCCCAGAAGCACAAAAGAAATCGCGCAAGGGGTGCTAACCATGGAGGGTAGAACCTCCGCCGAATGGAGGTGCCATGCTTGCCGCCACATACCATGGAACCTCGAAGAATGGCATGTGTCGGCTGCTATTCGACATCACGACTCTTTCGAGGCCCTTGAGACCTCAGCAGGCAGAGGTTGCTGTCTCTCTCGCAGTTTTCGTGCTAcggtataatataatcttggAACCATGGGCTTAAACACTCCTCCGACAGGTCCCTGTTTCCTATGGTTACCCACGAAAAGCTACATCGGCCTATCGGGAAGAGGCGATGATTCTGATGCGGGTAACTGGCCTGAAGTCTGCAGATTCTACGTTGGAGATGTTCTTTTTCTCCTTCCGATATCCATACATCTCATTAGAAATGAGGAAGAATTCGTGGTAAGTTATTGTCACCACTCATCACTCTCAAAGATTAACGGAACAACAGAAAGCTGCTCCAGGATCATTAAGAATGGCCTTGGAGCCTGATCTGAAAGAAGATCTTTGCGATCAGATTCACGATTGTGTCAACAAACGTGGCGTGCTCCACCAATGAACAGGCCAAAACTACACGAGCAACAATAGCTGCGAGGCGCGAAGGGATCGCAGTACATGACCTCCCGAAGACTATACAAGATGCTATCCAACTGACGCGACTATTGAAGTTTCGATATTTATGGATTGATGCTATATGTATCATCCAGTCAGATATTGATGATGTGTACCTTGACGATTGGAATACAGAAGCACCGCGCATTGGTGCATACTACCTACATTCTAAGTGCCTCATCTCGGCATCCGCTGCTTCTGATAGTAGCCAGGGACTCTATGTTGAGCAGACTGCTGGAAAATATTCTCTCAGAACTTGTGTACTAGCTTTCAACAATGACAAGGAAGAGTATATCTGTCTCTCGGTACCAAGACCATCGCCTTCAGAAGATTGGTCCGCTGAGCCGCTGAGATCAAGAGGATGGTGTCTACAAGAGGCCGTTCTGTCGCCTCGTATCCTTCATTGGACCAAGCATGCCCTTATATGGCAATGTAACGGCACAACGAAGAGCCTTGGGTATGGAGGTGACTTGGACACTGCTCAAGACATCAGAACCAGTCAGTCGCATACAAGCCTTGCCCAAGAACCTGATAGTGCAATGGGCGATGCGTGGACAGAGCTTATATCCAGATACTCCAAGATGCATTTCACCTTCGAGACTGATCGACTTATCGCAATTCAAGGCTTGGCTAACCGACTTGTCGACCTCCACGGTGGCGAGTACTTTGCCGGAGTGTTTCGTTCACACCTTGCTGATGGGTTGCTATGGAAGAACTCGTATGACAAAGCTCACAATGCACTTGCTGGAGTACCCACCTGGTCTTGGGCTACGAGGTGCCTTAATGCTTGGTTTCTCCCAGTCTCATATTCTTTCATACGCTTTACGAATCCAAATGTCTTCCCAGACAACCGCAGCCCCATAAACCTCGACACTCCCGACAAACGTGCTCTTCGATTTGAAGCTCCACTGATCAACATAAACTTAGGAAGACCGTTCACGGAAACCGATATTGTTTCAACAGTAAAAAGACCTGTGTTTTCATGTCACGTCATTTTCGCGGAAGGTAGCGAAGGGGAATACGCCGTGAACTTTGAATATGATGCCGAAAGTCTGATGCCTGGAAGATTTGAAATGCTGGAGGTGCTTTTTCTAGGACTACATGTGCTTCATAAACTACGAGGATTTATTGGTCCGAGTGACTATGAAGAATCAACTGTTGTTGATCCTGATACTATAGGCCATGTGGAGGGATTCTCTTGCGAAAGGCAGGTCAATACTACGAGCGTGTTGGAAGACTTGATTTTGACATGCCCAAGAATTATCAACGCCGTACAAGGTTGAAGGATCTTATGGAAAGTAGTAGAAAGAATGTTTGtcttatatagatatattaacaTAATGTTCGATTTGATACGAACATCTGATGTTTTGACAAGATAGCTTGATGTCGTTCTTTTCGACAGCCGGAAATTACCGTCTCCTCTAGCAAAAAGAACAGAGCGGAAATACTGACATCATAGTAAAGGATCAAATTCTTTACAGCCTCGGCTTTTCATTTCATCAGAGGCTGTGCCAACTTACAGCCCCATACGAGGAAGAGCTGAGGCTCTGCTCTAAACCCATTTGGGCCTCATGTTGCGATACCCTTGTAAAGCCAAGAGCTACATCTCAGCATCTGACCAATCAGGCAAAGCGCAGCATACTACCGAGTTCAGTAAGGTCAATATCGCCTCGATAAAGTCAGAGTTTCGGTATAAGTCTGGCTTTGCCATTGGCTATTGCCTGATTTATGGTATCTGAGCCTCTGAGAATAGGCGGAGCTTAGATATTTAATGTTAATGCTTGCTGATCTTGACAGCGGAATTAAGTTTGTCCACTATGTCTTGGCTTCTTAGCATGCCAATGACATGGTCAAAGATGAGGTGGTCGCTGTATAAATAGCTCTGACACTCCCTGGATCTCGGTTATGTTAATACCATCGGTCATCATGGTTTCCTCCAAGCTTCTTACAGTCGCTTTCTGTGCGGGAGCAACACTCGCTCTTCCACAATCTAAAACCGTCAGTGATCCAACCGCTACCATCGACAACGGTATCATAATCGGGACTTCAACATCCATTCCTGATTCCAAGACCAAAGTCAATCAGTTTCTCGGTATCCCCTTCGCCGAAAAGCCTATCCGCTTCAGTCCGCCAAAGCCAGCCAAAGCATGGGGCACTCCCTACAATGCCACCGTTTACAAGCCCGCTTGTTTTATGAAGTTCAACTATCCCGAAGAACGACGAAACCAAACGATTGAGATATTTGCTACCCCTGGACCCCCAGCAGGAACTAGCGAAGACTGCTTGAACTTGAACATTTATGCCCCTGTCGGTGCAAAGGCCGGCTCAAAGCCTGTTGCGTTCTGGAATCATGGAGGAAGTTTTAGTCATGGGTCTGGATCTTTGCCTTACTATGAAGGATCCGAGATGGCGGGCTATGAAGACCTGGTTGTAGTTACTGTCAATTACAGAACCAATATCTTTGGATTTCCCGAAACCTACGATTTGCCAAAGGGACAGTGGAATCTTGGGTGAGTAAGATCTAACAGTTTGACTATACTTTTATACTAATGTATCACAGCTTCCTTGACCAACGACTAGCCCTGTCTTGGGTGCAAGACAATATTGCTGCCTTTGGAGGAGACCCCGAGAAAGTCACCATCTTTGGTGAAAGTGCTGGTGCAGGAAGTGTCGATGATCTTCTCACAGCTCCACCAGACCCTCTCCCCTTTCGCGCAGCTATCCTTCAGTCTGGTTCTGCCTCAACAAACGTCACACCAACTGGTTCTTGGAAAACTGCAACCAAGCTAGCTGGTTGTGACAAAGGCGACTTTGATCAAGTCCTCAAGTGCATGCGCGAGATCCCAGCTGCTAAGCTCAAGGATATTATTGAAAGGGGCATGCTTGACTTTGCACCTCTCAGCGATGACGGGGTCACACTATCAAACTATCCCCGCGAAATCCGCCTCATGTCAAAGAACAAGCCGAAGCTCATGGCCCGAGTTCCTGTCATGTTGGGCACAACAGCCGATGAGGCAAGAATTCCTCAGTTCATGAATATCACCGTAAAGGATGCTTTGAAAACCCTAGCCCCTGGGATAAGTGACTTTCAAGTCTCGCTACTCAAGTTCCTCTACCCCATCGGATCTCCCGGAATCAACAACGAATTCGATCAGGTCACCAGAATGGCCACTGAAATCGGCATGCAGTGTCCCATTCGCTACGTGGCTGAGGACTTTGCTAAGGCAGATATCAAGACCTGGCGATACATTTACAACGCGAGCTTTGCCAATACTGAGATCTTCAAGGGCAGTGGAGCATATCATTCTGCGGAGATTCCAACCCTCTTTGGGACGTATTCCGAGAAAGGCGCCACTGAGTTTCAGGAGAGGCTGAGCAGGGAGATGCAGAAGGCTTGGGGGAAGTTCATCAGAGATCCCGACAATGGCCCTGGGTGGGAACAAATTCCCAAGATCGGTGTCTTTGGGGGGGGTGTGAGACCTGATATGACCAAAGAACCAGTAAAGGCATTGGATGTTAGGAACGCGAACGTCATTGAGCCAAGATGCTTGATATTCAAGAGCATATGGGAGAAGGGTCAGGCAAAGGAGTAAAGTCGTTGCTTGTAGGTCGAGATTATAAGAGGTCGTTAGCTTTTATTGAAACAGCTCCATCAACTTCGGGTGTCTATTTGCATTTCTCTAGTACTTTCCAATGGTCTCGTATCGGCCCGGAAAGGCATATCCGCCAATATTGTTGATGAGAGATCGAAATTCTGATATAGCTTTGAAATGGTCACCAAGCTGGATAGATACCGGATTCTGACTCGAAGGGTACATGATCTATATCTCAGGGTACCAAGCGGGGTTGTCCCTGGGGTCTAGTAAAGGGAACTTAGGACGTGATTTGATAAGGAGTGGTCGAAAGAAACGGAAAGAAAACAGTCTAGAGTAACATGTCAGTTTCTCGAACCTCATTGTTCTCGTCTTACTTACGCCTGGAAGTGAAAGGCTCCCCAAGCTGTCAGTCCTCGAGAAACCTTGCTGTTATCATCCATGGTACTTGGGTAGGTATTAAATATTTTCATCCGGTTTCCCATCGAAATAGCCTGAACAATGTATGAGAACCCAATCTCGTCCATGCTGTTCATGTTATAGGTGTTGGTTGAGACAAGAAGACCCTGGATAGTTGTCAACGAATCTTCACGAGCCTCGAGTTCTCGAATCCTTCTGGCCTCAGCAAAGAACTGATACTGCAGCGCTTGCGGGTTCCAAAACTCTGTGCGGTGCGCGGCTTTGGTGTATGCATGCTACAGCTGTCAGCTAAAGTGGGCAATGAGCTACTTCAACCTACGCATGCTGCGGCGAGGATCGCATTGACGAGATACGATGAACAAAAGTTCTCGCAACCAGCGGCCATGTCGTCTAAGAAGTGGTCCTTGTGGAAAAAAGTAAATGTCGGATACTCGTACAAGTACATATTCAGAAGCTCTCGCAGCAAGTTCTCGCTTGCTGGAACTAGTGTCCGTTGCGACGGCCTCAATGTATCAATGCGTGGCTCTATCAATTTAGCAGCATGATACGATGCTCTGTATTGGGCTTGGTGTTCGACTGCTCCCGCATTCAATCCACCATTCGAATTCCTCGCCGCCGCATCCTTATTAACCATCTCCTAGATACGAGATTGGAAGTATGGATTATTCTCGGCGCGCAAGAAATGGGGTCTTTCAGGACTGAATGGGAAGCTACATCGATGACATGTCTGGGGAACAAGCGCAACTCGAAGCATCAAATCACCATCCTGGAGATGTCGGAGAACAGTCTGAACGTCCTGGCCGCTTTTGATTCGACGAATGATGGATAgactctcctcctcacttTTGTGTTGTAAGATGCTGTAAAGCTCTCCGTGAGCCTGAAGACGCTCTTCAATGTCTGTCAATTTGCGCCAGATGACTTTATTGCTCTGGTTCTCCGTGGGAGAGTATTCGCATAGAAGGCCGCGCTTGACACAGACGGCGCATCATGGCTCTTGGCCATCACACAGTTAATAAATCAGCCCGATTAATTCACCCACTCAAGATTTCGATTGACTTACTCTCACTTTACGCTTCTtgcagacaagacaagcgGTGCCGACGTTCTTCCTCTTGGGGGCCAAGGGTGTTTGAGGAGCTGCTCACGCTTCCATTTCCGCCTTGGCCAGACCCTCGGGCGGAAATAGCAGGGAGTAAAGGGCGTAAGTGGGACATAGCATGAGGCTTGGGGGCCAACGGTCGATAGGCCAATGTTTGGGAGGTCAATTGTTAGGTAGTCAAAGGTACTGACTGAGCTGGCTTTTCTCTCCTCTACCTTACCATAGCAACATTATCGGCCCGGCGGATGTGCAGGTGCTTGGTTAGGCACAGGCCCCTAGGGGTGTCTCACTTCTATGACATCAATTGGTGCAGGTACGAAAAAATACTGAACAAGCGGCAGCGACAGTAAAGTTTATATCCTAAAGACAGGCTTCTACCTTAGTGTTGAGCTAGTAAAGTGCCTATAGTCCTGATTCTAATATCTAGATTTGTTCGACTCTACCAGGCATCAGCTTTACATCACTACAAGTATCAGGAAGCTCCTGTATACTACCATGCGTTTATGGAAAGCCTCGCTTGGAACCAGCACTTGATCCCTAAAGACCCATTTGTATCCTTGTGTCTCAAGTACCTGTCACCGGATCGAGAACACAAGAACTGCGGCCCGTCAGTCTCGCCTCCGCATCCGGAACCACGCACATCACGACCTCATGTACGAGGTCTGCCATGCTTCATTTGGCGAAAGATAAGCGAAGGGGCAGTGTTTCTATAGTCACCGAGATCTAGCCAAGTAAATGACATAAGAATTGCATTTGCGTGGAAGTATAAGAAGCAGGAGTCTCCATCAAAGTGATCTCTTAGTTTGAAGCTTTCTAGAAGCTGCAATTGCGACCCTTCGAACAGTCTATCAAGTAAACTGACATTCGAAAACTTCCTAATCAATCAGTAAGGAACGCTTGAAAAAATCTTGTTGGTTGTTCCATCGCTGATGTTAGCCTGAGACATAGCATCACCACCTGCAAGCGGCATTGCTCACCATGTTCACCAAGACGGTTATTATCTTGCTAGCATCTTTATCGCAGGGAAAAGAAATTTTGAAGAGACGTCACGATGAACCAACATCCTTCATAGATAAATTCCCATGGTCGTCCTTCCTGAACAAAACCGGCCTCGATCCGCTCCAGTATCTCAAACCTCCATCTGACGACACACCTGAGACACTCGTCTGCACTACGGCAAGATCTCTAGTCTCAGACACTCGACGTCACTAACCATAATCAGGAACCCGATCCCGATCGACTCGCCTGCCCAGTCGCCATAGCCGCGTGGTCGAACTTCACCGATGCAGAACAGCGCATAAGCATCCCAGCTGGCCAATGCCTATCTGCGACAGAAAGAACATGCCGAACCGTTGCGTGTGCGCCGAGGCTGGATGTCACCGTGAAAAATGGTGAGATAACAGGACGAATGTGGAATCCCGTGTCGACAAAGTGTGTGTTTGGTGGCGTCGGAGGAATATGGCAGAATGATGGGTCAACTCTAGTCATTGAGATGGGATATGCAGGTCAAGAATGAATCAAGATGTATTCGTACTTTACAAAAGAGCCTAGCTGGTATTCGCATCCATTATCCTTACAAATCCAATATGCCTTTCCTAACCTTGCGCCAAAAGAGGTATCTCCAAGTTATCCCATCCAAAGGTCAAATCGCTTTCATAATCATTTTGGTTATCCTTTTACGCTGCAGCAGCACCGACAGCTCCGGTCATAGAAGGTGGTGCTCCGGGCAACTCCTCACTAGGGTCAAGTTCgcccttcatctcctcctcgccctcttcgaccttcttctcagtcgTCTTTTTGCCGCCAGCGTCGCCCAGACCAATGATGTCGATCCATCGCCAGAACTCGACAGGGTTGTTGCCGCTCTTATCAAAGATGGCTTGGTCACTGTTGATGCCGTCTTTGCAAGGATCGCCGTTGGCTTCGTTGAACTTGTCGAGCTTATCGAACGAAGTACCGTCAACGAGGTCTCCAGCGAATGTGCGACCAACGGGTACGTTGTTCTCGCGAAGCATCTGGAGCTGAGCGCGAAGGTTCAGACGAAGCGCTCGCTCGGGCTGCTCGGCCTTGAAGATCTTTTGCGTCAACCATGGGAACAAGATTCCAAAGTCAGACTGGTTGAGATGTGCGGAGTTGACGACGTAGAAGAAGTTTGGCTCTGACATCTTGTAGCCACTAGGCCGCTCGAATAGTTGAGGTGTGACGACCTTGACAGTAGGGTCAGGGCTCAAAACACGAGCCTTCATGTGAAGATGGTCTGTCCACTTGAAAAAGTGCTCCGATTCGACTGCCAGAATAGCCTTTCCACCAGGAGCGCTGGCCTTGTCGGCATATGCAGGCAGCGGCAGGTTGAACAGAGGCGCCGAGTTGGGGGCCATCAAGGGCATGCACCACATGTCGAGGAGCATGACGAGGGTCTTCTCAGTGACCTGCTTTCGAATATCACTGCCCTCAGCAGGGACAAAGATGGGCTCTCCCATTGCAGCCACCTCTGGAACATCAGCGTAATATGTGCTCTTGAGGAATTGCGTCATAGTAGCAGCACCAAAGCTGTGGCCAGCGAAGATAATGCTTCCAGGCTCGTGGATATTGCATCGACCGATGAATTGATCGAGGCTTGGGGTCGAACGGTTCAAGTTGGTCAATCGCGTGCCATTGTCAACAGCGAGCATGGCTTGATGGATCATACCGAGCTCCCAGCATCGAATTCGGAGTTGGGCTTCGCGGGCTTGGTAGACTTCGGGGCTGAGATCGTGGGAGATCTTCTCGTAGGGAACGTGGATTCGGCTGTTGGAGGTGATGGTTCCGTTTTGCTTCTCGGGAACTCGAATGAAGCTTGCGACAGCGCTGCCATCGCGATGCTCAGGGCAGATGACGACGATACCGTGAGAGGCAAGGGAGCCGGCGATGTAAGAGTAGGAGTTTCGGCACCCTCCCAGACCATGGGAAAAGATCATGGTCGGCCATCGCTTGTTCTCGGTTGACGATTCAAGGAGTTTCGCATTCTTGTGGGCTGGGATCGTAGTATAGTGAAGATGTCGGGGCAGGAATCTTCAGATTGTCAGCGCAAATTATAGGAACGATTCAGATTCGGCGCACTTACGAAAGGAATTCTGCCAGCATAGGTCCAATACCAAGGAACTTTGTGTATGCGACTAGGTGCTGTCGCTGAGGATTGGGCAACCAGCTGATGTGCTTCTCGTGCGATTCGGGAACAGCTGGGTAGAACATACGATACTGGACGGTATGGATCTTATCGACGCCTTCGGGGGCAACGCTGGGCGCTTCAAGTTCGGAGATAGGGATCTCGACATCGACGGTGCCGACCTTGTAGGGCCCTGTGTATTCAGGGAATGCAGGAATCGGGCTTAGGCGTGAGAGGTAGGACATTTTGGAGGCGTTCATGATGAGGGTTGATGCGACGTCGCGCAGAAATGAAGTGTCGCGTGTTGTGTATCAATCAAGGATAAAGAcaataaagaaataataatcGTTAAGTAAGTTCAATAACGATAGAAATTTTGTGCTTGAAAGAAATGGCAGCGAAAGTCCGTCGGCGATTGGATTGCTCGTACAACGCAAATAAATCTAATTGTGGCTGTATCTCTTTGGTGACGTTTACACGGACGGGACGCTATGACAAGGGTACAGCACTTCTTTCACATGCAAGAAAATGGCCAAACTATTCGCTGAAAGAGCCAGCAATTTCGACAATGGAAAAAAAGGGGGAAAGCAAACAACATAAATAATCAAAAAGGAGTAAAAGAAACGGTTTcacagcatcatcgtcagcaTCATAAAACAAGGGGCAAGTCACGCGACAAAAAACCTGCAAAAGCCTGAGAAGCATTGATCTATTCCCATTTGGTGACCGAATCGGCTGCAAGTGTCTTGTGCACAGTTACCAAGATCTTCtagattttttttataactaaaaaaaagacCAGCAAAGGATCGACGTCATGATAAGATGTCATAGCCACGTAGACGCCACGATCCCCCCGCCAGGCCGAGGCAGCAAAAGTCCGGAGATTCCGTATTTCTTGGCATTTCTGTTGGAGAATTTTCGTGGGTTTTCTTGCAACCATTAAGGGGGATGATCGTCAGGTCCATCGGTCTCTCGGCCGAGTTTAAACATCCGTGATAGCTTCAAtggcctcagggagcaagaaaacaccgaaccttatTATAGGGTATTAAAATGGATTTAAGTAAGAATTCCCCTAAATTTagattaaatttacttagatatttttattacttggGGTTAAgatcctgagttttctttcctagGATGGTATCATTTGCAAACTTAATATGCAGATTCTGCTCTAGAGCTTTCCCTCAGGCCATACTCCGTAGACGTCGTAACATCGTCAAACTCTCTCTGTCCTTCCAGTGATAACATGCAGCCCCTTTCGAATCATCTCCTTCGATCCTCTTCTCGAATGACCCCCATGATGTCCATTTTGTTGTTCTCCCCTCCATGGTCTGCAGTCCTTACAAAAATCATGCCCACACTCAAAGTAATCCCAGCGCCATGGCTTGACATCCTGCTTGCAAACATGACCCTCATTAGGTCCCTTTCCACATCTGCAACACACCCATCCTCTCATCATGCATTCCTTATATGCACATCCGGCCTTTCCGCATGGCCGTAGCGATCGAATAACGGTAAAGTCAACACTCCCGCATGAGCATTCTGAGCTGTTGGCGATTTCTTTTCTCGTCGTGCAGTCGATATATCGGGCTTTTTCTTCGTGCCCGCAGGCATAATGTATCCATTCGCAGGTGCACATTGTGTATCATTTCGCAGTTgggagttgaagatgcaagGAACCCATCCACCAGCGCGGGAGACAGAAAAGCAGTCCAGTCAGTGTTTGTAACCCGCGCAAATCTCCATTCAGTGACACAAAGATCTACGCGAATTCCTTGGATTTCGGCCGCGTCATTGTCCGCTTCTCGATCTTTGCATCACGCTCCATGTAAGTCTCCACAAACGTTCCGAACGACCACTTaaactcctcctcagcttTTACCCTGAATCCGAGCTTCTCGTACACCAGTTTTCCCTTGGGTGTAGCCTCAAGAAAGCATGGGAGACCATCTGTGTCTGCACGCTCGATGCCCCAGCGGAGAAGTAGAGTGCCCGCGCCTTTGCCTTGCCAAATCTCGTGCGTGCAGATAAGCTCAAGGTAATAATGAGGTCTATCGCCTATCAACTTGCGATGGCCTCTTGTCATAGCGCCAAAGAACTCGACTGCGAGATCACCATTTGCTGGCCATGCTTCGGCTGGTGGAGGATCTTGGATTGGGGCACCAGGGAGGGCCCATTTTGCTAGCGAGACTACCTTTTCGTCTTTTGAGCCTGGTGAGGATTTGTGCGTAATAACGAGTAATTCACACAGAGGGTCTGCAATATCATCCATAAAGGCCTTCTGAAAGAAGCGATTTGAGGCATCGATGTCGGACGTGAAGACACGGCTTCCGATATAGGTGTCACCAAAAGCTGAGTAGTAGACCTGGCACATCTCGGGGATGTCCTCTGGGACAGCTGGGCGCAGCTGGAGAGGCATCTTCGCGATGGGGAGTGATGCAGTGAGTGAGAGGGAGCACTGAAGATGATTCAGTCACAAAATGGTGACACGATTCTGAAATATTGTGACACTGCTGAGCCGTCCTCTAGCATTGAATCGCTATGGGACATCCCCACAAGCGAATCCCAAGCGGAAGGTCTAGCGAGGTACCCTTGTCCATATTGACGGGAAAGCTTGAAGATCAACTGCGCTGTGTGAAGTGAAAGCGGCCATGTTGGAGTCTTTCAAGATTCTTGAATCTGAAGAGGAGTATAGAACGAGGCCACAAAATGCAACTATTGATGTTGGAAAGCCTCGTTGATGTGGTCGGTATAACTCACCTAACCCGTCTTATGCCGAATAACGCCGTCCCCCGCGCCCTTCACATCAAAAGCAACACTAAAGTATTGACATGTAAGTATGACTCCTCTGTCTTGGCATATAAAGATCGTGAGAAACATTGTAAGTGAGACATAAACAAAGAACTACCAACATCGTatacatcatcaaccttgatcgACCATGTCCAACGACCTCGCCAAACAGCTCAAGGCCCTCCACAAGCCTTCATCGCCAGTCGTCTTCCCGAATATCTGGGACGTCGCTTCGTTCCAAACTGTCACATCACTCAACCATGGGACTTCTAAGCCAGTCAAGGCTCTAGCGACAGCGTCTTGGGCCGTTGCAGCTACATACGGTATCCAAGATGAGGAGCTCACCCTAGAGCAGAACATGGAAGCGATTG of Fusarium musae strain F31 chromosome 5, whole genome shotgun sequence contains these proteins:
- a CDS encoding hypothetical protein (EggNog:ENOG41~MEROPS:MER0034745), which translates into the protein MVSSKLLTVAFCAGATLALPQSKTVSDPTATIDNGIIIGTSTSIPDSKTKVNQFLGIPFAEKPIRFSPPKPAKAWGTPYNATVYKPACFMKFNYPEERRNQTIEIFATPGPPAGTSEDCLNLNIYAPVGAKAGSKPVAFWNHGGSFSHGSGSLPYYEGSEMAGYEDLVVVTVNYRTNIFGFPETYDLPKGQWNLGFLDQRLALSWVQDNIAAFGGDPEKVTIFGESAGAGSVDDLLTAPPDPLPFRAAILQSGSASTNVTPTGSWKTATKLAGCDKGDFDQVLKCMREIPAAKLKDIIERGMLDFAPLSDDGVTLSNYPREIRLMSKNKPKLMARVPVMLGTTADEARIPQFMNITVKDALKTLAPGISDFQVSLLKFLYPIGSPGINNEFDQVTRMATEIGMQCPIRYVAEDFAKADIKTWRYIYNASFANTEIFKGSGAYHSAEIPTLFGTYSEKGATEFQERLSREMQKAWGKFIRDPDNGPGWEQIPKIGVFGGGVRPDMTKEPVKALDVRNANVIEPRCLIFKSIWEKGQAKE
- a CDS encoding hypothetical protein (EggNog:ENOG41) — encoded protein: MNASKMSYLSRLSPIPAFPEYTGPYKVGTVDVEIPISELEAPSVAPEGVDKIHTVQYRMFYPAVPESHEKHISWLPNPQRQHLVAYTKFLGIGPMLAEFLSFLPRHLHYTTIPAHKNAKLLESSTENKRWPTMIFSHGLGGCRNSYSYIAGSLASHGIVVICPEHRDGSAVASFIRVPEKQNGTITSNSRIHVPYEKISHDLSPEVYQAREAQLRIRCWELGMIHQAMLAVDNGTRLTNLNRSTPSLDQFIGRCNIHEPGSIIFAGHSFGAATMTQFLKSTYYADVPEVAAMGEPIFVPAEGSDIRKQVTEKTLVMLLDMWCMPLMAPNSAPLFNLPLPAYADKASAPGGKAILAVESEHFFKWTDHLHMKARVLSPDPTVKVVTPQLFERPSGYKMSEPNFFYVVNSAHLNQSDFGILFPWLTQKIFKAEQPERALRLNLRAQLQMLRENNVPVGRTFAGDLVDGTSFDKLDKFNEANGDPCKDGINSDQAIFDKSGNNPVEFWRWIDIIGLGDAGGKKTTEKKVEEGEEEMKGELDPSEELPGAPPSMTGAVGAAAA